The sequence below is a genomic window from Ignavibacteriales bacterium.
TGAATTTTCGTTCATTAATATTTCAGCAAAACCAAGGATACTAGTAAACGGTGAACGGAGGTCATGTGAAAGCAGTGATATAAAACTATCTTTCGCTTCGTTTAATCTTTTTGCTTCAAGCATTTTTGAATGAAGCAGGTTTTCATTTTCCTTTGTGGAGGTAAGGTCGGTCAGTGATGCGTAATAGTAATTAATCTCTCCTTCTACGCCCCTCTCCTTCTGTATATTTTCTTTAATGAATATTTTTTTTCCTTTTTGAGCGGTTAAAGTATACTGAACTTCAAGCGCATCTTTAATGCTGCCGTCAAAAAAATCATCAAGTTGTCTGCGGACTGATAAATACTCTTCCTTATCAATAAGCGAATAATGTTTACCTTTAAAAGAATTAATTTCCTGAGCAGAATATCCGGTCAGGATAGTTATATTTTCCGAGAAAAAAATGTTCTGATTTATGTCGGCAGTTTCTGAAATCCAGAATGAAATGCCCGGTAACTTTTGAAAAATCAAATCAAAGTTTTTTTGTCCGCCATGCCTGGATGATGAGCCTTTTGCTTTAATCATATATGAAAAACCGGATTAAGAAATTTGAGGGCACTAAAATATCAACAGCATTTATTATTGATGAATCACACACAAATTATATAGAAATATAAATAATTACTTTGTTTAAGAAAAACGGAACTAATTAACATAGCTTTCTGTTTCAATAAAAAAATCTAATGGCAAAATGAAAAAGTATTTTTTCGTAATAATCTATTTGTTCGTACTTTACACACTCAACAGTCAAGCTCAATCAGGCAGTGCAGTAATTTATGGAACAGTTACAGATGCAACTACAAAACAGCCCATAACCGGAGCCAATGTTTTTATTCCCGGAAGTTTAAACGGTGATGCATCGGACAAAAACGGAAACTACCGTATTTCCGGACTTGAACCGGGAACATATCAGCTAAGGGTATCATCGATAGGCTACACCTCATTAATAAAAACTGATATTGTGCTTAGTTCCGTTAAACCTGTTCAGGTTGATTTTGAATTAACAGAACAGATTATTGAACTTGATGGAATCACTGTGTCAGGAGATTATTTTTCCAAAGATCCTTTCGAAGTAAATAGCATAAAAAATTTCAGTTATGAAGAAATAAGAAGAAGTGCAGGCGGATTTGAAGATGTTGTTCGCGCGCTTTCGATATTACCTGGTGTTGCGCAGGCAAATGCAGGAAGAAATGATCTTATTGTTCGCGGAGGTGCGCCTTCAGAAAACCTGTATATAGTCGATGGTATTGAAGTACCGAATATAAATCACTTCGGGACTCAAGGTGCAACAGGCGGACCGCTGAGTTATATCAATCTCGATTTTGTGAAGGAAACATCTTTTTCTACGGGAGGATTTCCCGTTCTTTACGGGGACAAACTTTCATCCGTGTTAAATATTAAACTAAGACAAGGACGAAATGATCGGCTCGGCGGAAAAGTTACAATAGCTGCAACTCAGTTTGGTTTAAATCTTGAAGGACCTTTAACGGCAAATTCTGATTTTATTTTTTCTGCAAGAAGAAGTTATCTCGATTTTATTTTCAAAGCCGCCGACTTTGCTTTTGTGCCTGAATATTATGATGTACTATCCAAAGCCAATTTTAAAATTGATCAGTACAACTCAATTTCATTTCTTTTTATCAGTGCGTTTGATAATGTAAAATATTTTAATGATACGGAAGAACAGAGATTTGATAACTCAAGAATACTCGGAAGCAATCAAACTCAATATGTAACAGGATTTATCTTCAGACGTTTATTCGATTATGGTTTTATTGATGTAACGTTGAGCAGAAACTTTACTGACTATGATACTCAGCAGAGCGATACTCTTT
It includes:
- a CDS encoding TonB-dependent receptor; translation: MKKYFFVIIYLFVLYTLNSQAQSGSAVIYGTVTDATTKQPITGANVFIPGSLNGDASDKNGNYRISGLEPGTYQLRVSSIGYTSLIKTDIVLSSVKPVQVDFELTEQIIELDGITVSGDYFSKDPFEVNSIKNFSYEEIRRSAGGFEDVVRALSILPGVAQANAGRNDLIVRGGAPSENLYIVDGIEVPNINHFGTQGATGGPLSYINLDFVKETSFSTGGFPVLYGDKLSSVLNIKLRQGRNDRLGGKVTIAATQFGLNLEGPLTANSDFIFSARRSYLDFIFKAADFAFVPEYYDVLSKANFKIDQYNSISFLFISAFDNVKYFNDTEEQRFDNSRILGSNQTQYVTGFIFRRLFDYGFIDVTLSRNFTDYDTQQSDTLFNPIFKNKSIEGENSLKAEAVIKLTKTSELNFGGMIKSVKFEADILFPTFKTSFGDSLPLQTLSSSNRFTKLALFSNYSFLMFNSLMINLGLRGDFFDPLESKIFVSPRISASYQFNELTTLNFSGGIYHQSPSYIWLAADQLNKKLKHVRNNQLVIGFEHRLREDALLKIESFYKDYKDYPASLIRPYLVLANTGAGFSGSDDNFSSFGLEPLISEGIGNTKGVELSVQKKLSDLPYYGILSLTYSQSEFTPLDGITRKGSYDQTWIFNISGGYKFNNEWETSLKLRYASGKPFTPFNSDGSQSVVNYNSARLEANHSLDIRVDKHWFFSGWTLITYLDIQNIYNRTNRSFIRWDARKQAVDDESSIGILPSIGISAEF